Proteins encoded together in one Chryseobacterium taklimakanense window:
- the rpoB gene encoding DNA-directed RNA polymerase subunit beta — MSKSKATKSTSEFAAKERVNFSSAKGRVAAPDFLDVQLASFKEFFQLDTLPENRVNEGLYKTFQENFPITDSRNQFVLEFLDYLVDSPRYSIDECVERGLTYSVPLKARLKLYCTDPEHEDFQTVIQDVYLGPVPYMTPSGSFIINGAERVIVTQLHRSPGVFFGQTYHANGTKLYYSRIIPFKGSWMEFTTDINNVMYAYIDRKKKLPLTTLLRAIGYESDKDILQIFDLAEEVKVSKASLKKVEGRTLAARVLNTWFEDFVDEDTGEVVSIERNEIILERETVLEKEHIDIILDAGVKSILIHKENSNEFSIIQNTLQKDPTNSEKEAVEYIYRQLRNADPPDEETARGIIEKLFFSEQRYSLGEVGRYRLNKKLGLNIPETTEVLTKDDIIAIVRHLIELANSKAEVDDIDHLSNRRIKTVGEQLAGQFGVGLSRIARTIRERMNVRDNEIFTPVDLVNAKTLTSVINSFFGTNQLSQFMDQTNPLSEITHKRRLSALGPGGLSRERAGFEVRDVHHTHYGRICPIETPEGPNIGLISSLGIYAKINNLGFIETPYRKAENGKINLNEEPIYLNAEDEEAKVIAQANVEMNDDGTIATERVIARLDGDYPVVEPNQVDLIDVAPNQISGISASLIPFLEHDDANRALMGSNMMRQAVPLLKPEAPIVGTGLEKQVAKDSRILINAEGNGVVEYVDADKIVIKYERSEDEDIVSFESATKTYNLTKFRKTNQSTTITLRPNVRVGDKVVEGQVLCDGYATEDGELALGRNLVVAFMPWKGYNFEDAIVINEKVVREDWFTSIHVDEYSLEVRDTKLGMEELTADIPNVSEEATKDLDENGMIRIGAEVKPGDIMIGKITPKGESDPTPEEKLLRAIFGDKAGDVKDASLKADSSLRGVVIDKKLFSRNIKDKKKRAEEKLKLEEIENSYKAKFDDLRNTLIEKLNTLVSGKTSQGVNNDLNEEIIGKGVKFTLKLLQSIDDYVNVSGADWTVDADRNDLIKQLIHNYKIKYNDIAGVKNREKFAISIGDELPAGIMKLAKVYIAKKRKLNVGDKMAGRHGNKGIVSRIVREEDMPFLEDGTPVDIVLNPLGVPSRMNIGQIYETVLGWAGKKLGMKFATPIFDGASLEQITEYTDQAGLPKFGNTYLYDGGTGERFTQPATVGVIYMLKLGHMVDDKMHARSIGPYSLITQQPLGGKAQFGGQRFGEMEVWALEAFGASNILREILTVKSDDVIGRAKTYEAIAKGEAMPEPGIPESFNVLLHELQGLGLDVRLEE; from the coding sequence ATGAGTAAATCTAAAGCAACAAAAAGCACTTCTGAATTTGCAGCAAAGGAAAGAGTGAACTTTTCTTCGGCAAAAGGGCGTGTAGCGGCTCCGGATTTCCTGGATGTGCAACTGGCATCCTTCAAGGAATTTTTCCAGCTCGATACTCTTCCTGAAAACAGAGTGAACGAAGGCCTTTACAAGACCTTCCAGGAAAACTTTCCGATCACCGACTCCAGAAACCAGTTCGTACTGGAATTCCTGGATTATTTGGTAGACTCGCCGCGTTACTCCATTGATGAGTGTGTGGAAAGAGGCTTAACGTACTCCGTTCCACTGAAAGCGAGACTGAAACTTTACTGTACAGACCCTGAACACGAGGATTTCCAAACGGTAATCCAGGATGTTTACTTGGGGCCGGTTCCGTATATGACGCCTTCCGGGTCGTTCATTATCAACGGGGCTGAACGTGTAATCGTAACCCAGTTGCACAGGTCGCCGGGTGTATTCTTCGGTCAGACTTACCACGCAAACGGTACCAAACTTTACTATTCCAGAATTATCCCTTTCAAAGGATCTTGGATGGAATTTACTACGGACATCAACAACGTCATGTATGCGTACATTGACCGTAAAAAGAAGTTACCTCTAACAACGCTTTTAAGAGCCATCGGCTACGAATCCGATAAGGATATCCTTCAGATTTTCGACCTTGCAGAAGAAGTGAAAGTTTCCAAGGCATCTCTGAAAAAAGTAGAGGGAAGAACTTTGGCGGCGAGAGTTTTGAACACCTGGTTCGAAGATTTCGTGGACGAAGATACAGGTGAAGTGGTTTCTATCGAAAGAAACGAAATCATCCTTGAAAGAGAAACCGTTCTTGAAAAAGAACACATCGATATTATTCTGGATGCCGGTGTTAAGTCAATCTTGATTCACAAAGAAAATTCAAACGAATTCTCTATCATTCAGAATACATTACAGAAAGACCCTACAAACTCTGAAAAAGAGGCTGTAGAGTACATCTACCGTCAGTTGCGTAACGCAGATCCACCTGATGAGGAAACGGCAAGAGGAATCATTGAAAAACTGTTCTTCTCAGAGCAGCGTTATTCTTTAGGTGAGGTAGGGCGTTACCGTCTGAATAAAAAATTAGGTTTAAATATTCCTGAAACGACTGAAGTCCTTACCAAAGACGACATCATCGCCATCGTGCGCCACCTGATCGAGTTGGCAAATTCAAAAGCGGAAGTTGATGATATCGACCACCTTTCCAACAGAAGAATCAAGACTGTTGGCGAGCAGTTGGCAGGTCAGTTCGGTGTTGGTCTTTCCAGAATTGCAAGAACCATCCGCGAGAGAATGAACGTGCGTGATAACGAGATTTTCACGCCGGTTGATTTGGTTAATGCTAAAACTTTAACTTCAGTAATCAACTCGTTCTTTGGTACTAACCAACTTTCTCAGTTCATGGACCAAACGAACCCGCTTTCAGAAATCACTCACAAGAGAAGACTGTCTGCATTGGGGCCTGGCGGTCTTTCAAGAGAAAGAGCAGGTTTCGAGGTACGGGACGTTCACCATACACACTACGGAAGAATCTGTCCGATTGAAACTCCGGAAGGGCCAAACATCGGTTTGATTTCTTCTTTGGGTATCTATGCTAAAATCAACAACTTAGGTTTCATTGAAACACCATACAGAAAAGCAGAAAACGGTAAAATTAATCTAAATGAAGAGCCAATTTACCTGAATGCTGAAGATGAAGAGGCCAAAGTGATCGCTCAGGCAAACGTTGAGATGAATGATGACGGTACGATTGCTACCGAAAGGGTAATTGCGCGTTTGGATGGTGACTATCCGGTAGTTGAACCCAACCAGGTTGACCTTATCGACGTAGCACCGAACCAGATTTCCGGTATTTCCGCTTCTCTTATTCCGTTCCTTGAGCATGATGATGCGAACCGTGCATTGATGGGATCCAACATGATGCGTCAGGCCGTTCCGTTATTGAAGCCTGAGGCTCCAATCGTTGGTACAGGGCTTGAAAAACAGGTCGCGAAAGACTCCAGAATTTTGATTAATGCAGAAGGTAACGGTGTTGTAGAATATGTAGATGCAGACAAAATCGTCATCAAATACGAAAGAAGCGAGGATGAAGACATCGTAAGCTTCGAATCTGCAACTAAAACTTACAATCTTACCAAGTTCAGAAAAACCAACCAAAGTACTACCATTACACTTCGCCCGAACGTAAGAGTTGGCGATAAAGTGGTTGAAGGGCAGGTGCTTTGCGACGGTTATGCTACTGAAGACGGTGAATTGGCACTGGGTAGAAACCTTGTTGTAGCGTTCATGCCTTGGAAGGGATACAACTTCGAGGATGCGATTGTAATCAACGAAAAGGTTGTTCGTGAGGACTGGTTTACTTCCATCCACGTAGATGAATATTCACTTGAAGTTCGCGATACCAAATTAGGTATGGAAGAACTTACTGCTGATATCCCTAACGTGTCCGAAGAGGCTACAAAAGACCTTGATGAAAACGGGATGATCCGTATTGGTGCTGAGGTGAAGCCTGGCGATATCATGATCGGTAAGATCACGCCAAAAGGTGAATCTGACCCGACGCCGGAAGAAAAACTTCTTCGTGCGATCTTCGGTGATAAAGCCGGTGATGTGAAAGATGCTTCGTTGAAAGCCGACTCTTCATTGAGAGGTGTGGTTATCGACAAGAAACTTTTTTCCAGAAACATCAAGGATAAAAAGAAAAGAGCTGAAGAAAAGCTTAAACTTGAGGAAATCGAAAACAGCTACAAAGCGAAATTCGATGATTTAAGGAATACGTTAATCGAAAAACTGAACACTTTAGTAAGCGGTAAAACTTCACAGGGGGTAAACAACGACCTGAACGAAGAAATTATCGGTAAAGGGGTGAAATTCACGCTGAAACTGCTTCAGTCTATCGACGATTATGTAAACGTAAGCGGTGCCGACTGGACTGTTGATGCAGACAGAAACGACCTGATTAAGCAGTTGATCCACAACTATAAAATTAAATACAACGATATCGCCGGAGTTAAAAACCGTGAGAAATTCGCAATTTCAATCGGGGACGAACTTCCTGCAGGTATTATGAAACTGGCTAAAGTTTACATTGCTAAGAAACGTAAACTGAACGTTGGGGATAAGATGGCAGGACGTCACGGTAACAAAGGTATCGTTTCACGTATCGTTCGTGAAGAAGATATGCCGTTCCTTGAGGATGGAACCCCTGTTGATATCGTACTGAACCCGCTTGGGGTACCATCCCGTATGAACATCGGCCAGATCTACGAAACGGTTCTTGGCTGGGCAGGTAAAAAACTGGGAATGAAGTTCGCAACGCCAATCTTCGACGGTGCGTCTCTTGAGCAGATTACTGAATACACAGACCAGGCAGGTCTTCCGAAATTCGGAAACACTTATCTGTACGACGGTGGAACCGGTGAAAGATTCACTCAGCCGGCAACGGTTGGTGTGATTTACATGCTGAAACTCGGCCACATGGTTGATGACAAGATGCACGCAAGATCAATCGGTCCATACTCACTCATTACACAGCAGCCGCTTGGAGGTAAAGCACAGTTTGGTGGTCAGCGTTTTGGTGAGATGGAGGTTTGGGCACTTGAAGCATTCGGTGCATCCAACATCCTGAGAGAAATCTTGACCGTTAAGTCTGATGACGTGATTGGTAGAGCGAAAACTTACGAAGCCATCGCCAAAGGTGAAGCAATGCCGGAACCGGGAATTCCTGAATCGTTCAACGTATTGTTGCACGAGCTTCAGGGTCTTGGATTGGACGTGAGACTTGAGGAATAA
- the rpoC gene encoding DNA-directed RNA polymerase subunit beta': MSNKNKSSRFSKITIGLASPESILQESRGEILKPETINYRTHKPERDGLFCEKIFGPVKDYECACGKYKRIRYKGIVCDRCGVEVTEKKVRRERIGHINLVVPIAHIWYFRSLPNKIGYLLGLPSKKLDMIIYYERYVVIQQGMAKKADGSDFDEMEFLTEEEYLDVLETLPVENQYLDDSDPNKFIAKMGAEAVEELLKRIDLDALSFDLRHKAHNEGSKQRRTEALKRLNVVEALRGANTRMINRPEWMVMRVLPVIPPELRPLVPLDGGRFATSDLNDLYRRVIIRNNRLKRLLEIKAPEVILRNEKRMLQEAVDSLFDNTRKSSAVKSESNRPLKSLSDSLKGKQGRFRQNLLGKRVDYSARSVIVVGPNLQLHECGIPKDMAAELYKPFIIRKLIERGIVKTVKSAKRIIDRKEPVVYDILENVMKGHPVLLNRAPTLHRLGIQAFQPKMIEGKAIQLHPLVTTAFNADFDGDQMAVHLPLGPEAILEAQLLMLGSQNILNPANGSPITVPSQDMVLGLYFMTKEASSTEDYKVKGEGLAFYSPEEAEIAYAEGKVSLNAKVRCRLPIKEEGELVTKLIETTVGRILFNQIVPKEVGFINELLTKKSLRNVIGRILADTNFPTTVKFLDDMKDLGYSNAFKGGLSFSLGDIVIPEEKKTMIANAVENVDEIKANYNMGLITDTERYNQVIDVWTNTNAGLTEMIMSRMKTDQGGFNSVYMMLDSGARGSKEQIRQLSGMRGLMAKPQKAGSTGAEIIENPIVANFKEGLSILEYFISTHGARKGLADTALKTADAGYLTRRLVDVAQDVIITEDDCGTLRGIEVSALKKNDEIVERLSERILGRVSLHDVYHPETDELLVHADEIINEALAKSLETAGIETVEVRSPLTCEAKKGICAKCYGRNLATGKPIHMGEAVGVIAAQSIGEPGTQLTLRTFHQGGTAGNVSENPSIVARRDGIVEMDEVRTVTSENEFGEKQEVVVSRSTEFRLVADNELRTPLMVANIPYGSALSVKPGDKVKKGDLIAKWDPYNAVIIAESAGKVKYEDIIQGVSFQLEIDEQTGFEEKVISESRNKKAVPTLRVVDTKGEELKAYNLPVGAHLMVNDGEKIKAGKVLIKIPRKSAKAGDITGGLPRVTELFEARNPSNPAVVTEIDGVVSYGKIKRGNRELIVEAKTGERKIYLVKLSNQILVQENDFVRAGSPLSDGSVTPDDILKIKGPTAVQEYLVNEIQEVYRLQGVKIDDKHFEIIVRQMMTKVEIVDAGDTQFLEGALEHKYDFLEENNRIFGMKVVTEAGDSKEFKPGQMITARELRDENSKLKREDLQLVEVREALPATATPVLQGITRAALQTKSFMSAASFQETTKVLNEAAVAGKVDELNGLKENVIVGHRIPAGTGLKEYQNVIVGSKKEFEDIN, translated from the coding sequence ATGTCAAATAAAAATAAATCAAGCAGATTTAGCAAAATCACCATCGGTTTGGCTTCACCGGAATCAATCCTTCAGGAATCCAGAGGAGAAATTCTGAAGCCGGAAACCATCAACTACAGAACGCACAAGCCGGAAAGAGACGGTTTGTTCTGCGAGAAAATCTTCGGCCCTGTGAAGGATTACGAATGTGCCTGCGGTAAATACAAGCGTATCCGTTATAAAGGGATCGTGTGCGACCGTTGTGGTGTGGAAGTAACCGAGAAAAAAGTACGTCGCGAGAGAATTGGCCACATCAATCTGGTAGTTCCTATCGCGCATATCTGGTATTTCCGTTCATTGCCGAACAAAATCGGTTACCTTTTGGGCTTGCCGTCCAAAAAACTGGATATGATTATCTATTATGAAAGATATGTCGTAATTCAGCAGGGTATGGCGAAAAAAGCCGACGGTTCCGATTTCGACGAAATGGAATTCCTTACAGAAGAAGAATATCTGGATGTTCTGGAAACACTTCCTGTGGAAAACCAGTATCTTGACGATTCTGACCCGAACAAATTCATCGCGAAGATGGGTGCAGAAGCCGTTGAAGAATTATTAAAAAGAATCGACCTTGATGCCCTGTCTTTCGATTTGAGACACAAGGCACACAACGAAGGTTCTAAACAAAGAAGAACAGAGGCATTGAAGCGTCTTAACGTTGTCGAAGCACTTCGTGGGGCCAACACAAGAATGATCAACCGTCCGGAATGGATGGTGATGAGAGTTCTTCCGGTTATTCCGCCGGAATTGAGACCTCTTGTTCCGTTGGATGGGGGTCGTTTTGCAACTTCCGATTTGAATGACCTTTACAGAAGAGTAATCATCCGTAACAATCGTTTGAAGAGACTTTTGGAAATTAAAGCTCCGGAAGTAATCTTAAGAAACGAGAAGCGTATGCTTCAGGAAGCGGTAGATTCACTGTTCGATAATACAAGAAAATCATCAGCCGTAAAATCTGAATCCAACAGGCCTTTGAAATCACTTTCTGATTCACTGAAAGGTAAACAAGGTCGTTTCCGTCAGAACCTTTTGGGTAAAAGGGTTGACTACTCTGCACGTTCGGTAATTGTTGTAGGGCCAAACCTTCAACTTCACGAGTGCGGTATCCCGAAAGATATGGCTGCGGAATTGTACAAACCGTTCATCATCAGAAAATTGATTGAAAGAGGAATTGTAAAAACCGTAAAATCAGCAAAAAGAATCATCGACAGAAAAGAGCCTGTGGTGTATGATATCCTTGAAAATGTGATGAAAGGCCATCCGGTTCTTCTGAACAGGGCACCTACGCTTCACAGATTGGGTATTCAGGCATTCCAGCCGAAAATGATCGAAGGCAAGGCAATTCAGTTGCACCCGTTGGTAACTACGGCCTTCAACGCCGACTTCGACGGTGACCAGATGGCGGTTCACTTGCCGCTTGGTCCGGAAGCAATTCTGGAAGCACAACTTTTGATGTTAGGTTCTCAAAATATTTTGAACCCGGCAAACGGTTCTCCGATTACTGTTCCTTCACAGGACATGGTTCTTGGTCTTTATTTCATGACCAAAGAAGCGTCTTCAACAGAAGATTACAAAGTAAAAGGTGAAGGTTTGGCATTCTACTCTCCGGAAGAAGCAGAAATTGCTTACGCTGAAGGAAAAGTTTCTCTGAACGCTAAAGTAAGATGCCGCTTACCTATAAAAGAAGAAGGAGAACTGGTAACCAAACTGATTGAAACTACGGTTGGTAGAATCCTCTTCAACCAAATCGTACCGAAAGAAGTTGGTTTCATCAACGAACTTTTAACTAAAAAATCATTGAGAAACGTTATCGGTAGAATTCTTGCCGATACAAACTTCCCAACTACGGTGAAGTTTCTTGATGATATGAAAGATTTAGGATATTCTAACGCTTTCAAAGGCGGTCTTTCCTTCTCATTGGGAGATATTGTAATTCCGGAAGAGAAGAAAACGATGATTGCCAACGCGGTAGAAAATGTTGACGAAATTAAGGCCAACTATAATATGGGTCTTATCACAGATACAGAACGTTACAACCAGGTAATCGACGTTTGGACGAATACCAACGCCGGTCTTACTGAAATGATCATGAGCAGAATGAAAACCGACCAGGGCGGATTCAACTCTGTGTATATGATGCTGGATTCCGGTGCGAGGGGTTCCAAAGAGCAGATTCGTCAGCTGTCCGGTATGCGTGGTTTGATGGCGAAGCCACAGAAAGCCGGCTCTACCGGTGCTGAAATTATCGAAAACCCGATTGTAGCAAACTTTAAAGAAGGTCTTTCCATCCTTGAGTACTTTATTTCTACTCACGGTGCGCGTAAAGGTCTTGCCGATACCGCTCTTAAAACTGCCGATGCCGGTTATTTGACCAGAAGGCTTGTGGATGTTGCGCAGGATGTCATCATTACAGAAGACGACTGTGGAACTTTGAGAGGAATTGAAGTTTCTGCACTGAAGAAAAACGACGAAATCGTAGAAAGGCTTTCCGAAAGAATTTTGGGTAGAGTTTCTCTTCACGATGTATATCACCCGGAAACGGATGAACTGTTGGTTCATGCAGATGAGATCATCAACGAAGCACTGGCTAAATCTCTTGAGACTGCCGGTATCGAAACCGTTGAGGTTCGTTCACCATTAACCTGTGAAGCTAAAAAAGGTATCTGTGCGAAATGTTACGGTAGAAACCTTGCAACAGGTAAACCAATCCATATGGGTGAAGCTGTGGGTGTTATTGCAGCACAGTCCATCGGTGAACCTGGTACACAGCTGACGCTGAGAACTTTCCATCAGGGTGGTACTGCAGGTAACGTTTCTGAAAATCCTTCCATCGTTGCTCGTAGAGACGGTATCGTGGAAATGGATGAGGTAAGAACTGTAACCTCAGAAAACGAATTTGGTGAGAAACAGGAAGTTGTGGTTTCACGTTCGACAGAATTTCGTTTGGTGGCTGATAATGAGTTGAGAACACCGCTGATGGTGGCCAACATTCCTTACGGTTCAGCACTTTCTGTAAAACCTGGTGACAAAGTGAAAAAAGGCGACCTTATTGCAAAATGGGATCCTTATAACGCCGTTATCATTGCAGAATCTGCCGGTAAAGTGAAATATGAAGACATCATCCAGGGCGTTTCATTCCAGTTGGAAATCGACGAGCAAACAGGATTCGAAGAGAAAGTAATTTCTGAATCTAGAAATAAAAAGGCCGTTCCTACATTAAGAGTGGTAGATACCAAGGGTGAAGAACTGAAAGCATACAACTTGCCGGTAGGTGCGCACTTAATGGTTAATGACGGTGAGAAAATCAAGGCTGGTAAAGTCCTGATTAAAATACCAAGAAAATCTGCAAAAGCAGGGGATATCACAGGTGGTCTTCCGAGAGTTACCGAATTGTTTGAGGCGAGAAACCCTTCAAACCCTGCGGTAGTAACGGAAATCGACGGTGTAGTTTCTTACGGAAAAATCAAGAGAGGTAACCGCGAGTTAATCGTAGAAGCCAAAACCGGAGAAAGAAAGATTTATTTGGTAAAACTTTCAAACCAGATTTTGGTACAGGAAAACGACTTCGTAAGAGCAGGTTCGCCGCTTTCCGACGGATCCGTTACTCCGGATGACATCCTTAAGATTAAAGGCCCAACTGCAGTGCAGGAATATTTGGTGAATGAAATTCAGGAAGTTTACCGTTTACAGGGTGTGAAAATCGATGACAAGCACTTCGAAATCATCGTAAGACAGATGATGACCAAAGTAGAAATCGTGGACGCCGGCGATACTCAGTTCCTTGAAGGTGCCCTTGAACACAAATACGATTTCCTGGAAGAAAACAACAGAATCTTCGGAATGAAGGTTGTAACCGAAGCCGGTGATTCCAAGGAATTCAAGCCAGGACAGATGATTACAGCACGTGAACTTAGAGACGAAAACTCTAAACTGAAACGTGAAGACCTGCAATTGGTGGAGGTAAGAGAAGCACTCCCTGCTACAGCAACACCTGTACTTCAGGGGATTACAAGAGCAGCTCTACAAACCAAGTCCTTCATGTCTGCAGCATCGTTCCAGGAAACTACAAAAGTTCTGAACGAAGCCGCTGTAGCCGGAAAAGTAGACGAACTGAACGGTCTGAAAGAAAACGTTATTGTAGGACACAGAATTCCTGCAGGAACGGGTCTTAAAGAATACCAGAATGTAATCGTAGGTTCTAAGAAAGAATTCGAAGACATCAATTAA
- a CDS encoding DUF3467 domain-containing protein — MDNNQNPQDGNINIQLNEMVAAGVYCNLALVNHSPSEFVLDFIQLMPGVQQANVRSRVILAPLHAKRVLTALQQNIANYEQQFGEIKEVEPFVIGQNNNVQA; from the coding sequence ATGGACAACAATCAAAATCCACAGGACGGAAACATCAACATTCAACTAAACGAAATGGTAGCAGCAGGTGTATACTGCAACCTTGCTTTGGTAAACCACTCACCATCTGAATTCGTTTTAGATTTCATCCAGCTGATGCCAGGAGTACAGCAGGCCAACGTAAGATCAAGAGTAATCTTAGCTCCGCTTCACGCGAAGAGAGTGCTTACCGCGCTTCAGCAGAACATCGCAAACTACGAGCAGCAGTTTGGCGAAATCAAAGAAGTTGAGCCTTTCGTAATTGGACAGAACAATAACGTGCAGGCTTAA
- a CDS encoding fumarylacetoacetate hydrolase family protein, translating to MKLICIGRNYSEHAKELGNEIPDKPVIFMKPDTAVLKGNDFYIPEFSTDVHYELEVILKISKGGKYIQKENAHKHYDEIGLGIDFTARDLQSELKSKGLPWELAKGFDGSAVISNFYNKNEFDLQNLDFSLLKNKEKVQDGNTKNMMFGFDDIIRFVSQYFTLRVGDIIFTGTPEGVGKVNENDLLEGFLEEKKILDLRIL from the coding sequence ATGAAACTGATCTGCATAGGAAGAAACTATAGCGAACATGCTAAGGAGCTGGGTAACGAGATTCCCGACAAACCGGTAATTTTTATGAAACCGGACACAGCAGTTTTGAAAGGTAATGATTTCTACATTCCTGAATTTTCAACAGATGTGCATTACGAGCTCGAAGTAATTTTAAAAATCTCAAAAGGCGGGAAATACATCCAAAAAGAAAATGCGCATAAACATTATGATGAAATCGGCCTGGGTATTGATTTTACGGCGCGCGACCTGCAAAGCGAGTTGAAAAGCAAAGGGTTGCCATGGGAACTGGCGAAAGGGTTTGACGGTTCGGCAGTCATCAGCAATTTTTATAATAAAAACGAATTCGACTTGCAGAATCTGGATTTTTCATTGCTCAAAAACAAAGAAAAAGTGCAGGACGGAAACACCAAAAATATGATGTTTGGGTTTGATGACATCATCAGGTTTGTTTCGCAGTACTTCACCCTCAGAGTGGGCGACATCATTTTCACCGGAACCCCTGAAGGTGTGGGCAAGGTCAACGAAAATGATCTCCTCGAGGGTTTTCTGGAAGAAAAGAAAATTCTTGATTTGAGGATTCTTTAA
- a CDS encoding 3'-5' exonuclease produces MNLKLHKPLCVFDLETTGTNVAKDRIVEICILKVNPDASRESKTWLVNPEMYIPKESTAVHGITDDDVKDAPTFKEIAPKIMEMISGSDLGGFNSNRFDVPLLAEELLRAGVDFDLSKFKLVDAQTIFHKMEPRNLTAAYNFYCGKTLENAHSAEADVLATFEVLDAQVAHYDELPNDIAGLSEFSYHNRFADLAGFIAFDDEEKEVFTFGKYKGHRVKDVFQKDLGYYGWIQNADFPLYTKKVLTKIQLKSRF; encoded by the coding sequence ATGAACTTAAAACTCCATAAACCGCTCTGCGTATTTGACCTTGAAACCACGGGTACGAACGTCGCAAAAGACCGCATCGTCGAAATCTGCATTCTGAAAGTAAATCCAGACGCGTCACGAGAAAGCAAAACCTGGCTTGTGAATCCTGAGATGTATATTCCGAAAGAATCTACAGCTGTGCACGGCATTACTGATGACGATGTAAAAGACGCACCAACCTTTAAAGAAATTGCCCCGAAAATTATGGAAATGATTTCCGGAAGTGATTTAGGTGGTTTTAATTCAAATCGTTTCGATGTACCGCTTTTGGCCGAAGAACTTCTTCGCGCAGGGGTTGATTTCGATTTGAGTAAATTCAAACTGGTGGACGCCCAAACAATTTTCCATAAAATGGAACCAAGAAATCTGACCGCCGCTTATAATTTCTACTGCGGAAAAACGCTTGAAAACGCCCACTCCGCCGAGGCGGATGTATTGGCTACTTTTGAAGTTTTAGATGCACAGGTTGCCCACTACGATGAACTGCCGAATGATATTGCCGGACTGAGTGAATTCTCGTACCACAACCGTTTTGCCGATCTGGCTGGTTTCATCGCTTTTGATGATGAGGAGAAAGAAGTTTTTACTTTCGGTAAATACAAAGGCCACCGCGTGAAGGACGTATTTCAGAAGGATCTGGGCTATTACGGCTGGATTCAGAATGCGGATTTTCCTCTTTATACGAAGAAGGTTTTAACCAAAATTCAGTTAAAAAGCCGGTTTTGA
- a CDS encoding CDP-alcohol phosphatidyltransferase family protein: protein MIFLRNNLANIFTLANLFSGSIGVIHLLDGDYKTAGLCIILSLILDFFDGFVARALKSNSSLGVQLDSLADMVSFGLLPGVAMYKMLQPFGTEFLGLQMPFEIKYLGLLITVFSCLRLAIFNIDEDQKYYFKGLNTPSNTILIFGLYYVLNEVGSYSFLRATPLFMVLLTLLSSWLLVSPIKMISMKFKSMTVRDNMPKIALLAGGIIILLLFKTVGIPIVIVYYILVSLVFQKQIT, encoded by the coding sequence ATGATTTTTTTAAGAAACAACCTCGCCAATATATTCACTCTCGCGAACCTTTTTTCGGGCAGCATCGGCGTTATTCACCTTCTCGATGGGGATTACAAAACTGCGGGCTTGTGCATCATCCTCTCATTAATCCTTGATTTTTTTGATGGGTTTGTGGCACGGGCGCTGAAATCGAACTCCAGTCTCGGTGTTCAGCTGGATTCTTTGGCAGATATGGTGAGTTTTGGCCTTTTGCCGGGCGTGGCGATGTACAAAATGCTGCAACCCTTCGGGACGGAGTTTTTAGGTCTTCAGATGCCTTTTGAAATTAAATATCTGGGGCTTTTAATAACCGTTTTCTCTTGCCTGAGACTGGCAATCTTCAATATTGATGAAGACCAGAAATATTATTTTAAAGGATTAAATACCCCGAGCAATACCATCCTGATTTTTGGTTTATACTACGTATTGAATGAAGTCGGAAGTTACAGTTTTTTACGTGCGACGCCGCTTTTTATGGTACTTTTGACCTTGTTGAGTTCGTGGCTTCTGGTCTCGCCGATTAAAATGATCTCAATGAAATTCAAATCGATGACAGTTCGGGATAATATGCCGAAAATCGCCTTACTGGCCGGCGGAATAATCATTTTACTGCTATTTAAAACTGTGGGGATCCCGATTGTGATTGTTTATTACATTTTGGTATCACTGGTTTTTCAAAAACAAATTACGTAA